In the Kribbella sp. NBC_00482 genome, one interval contains:
- a CDS encoding acyl-CoA-like ligand-binding transcription factor: MSGLRERKKAKTRAAIQEHALRLFRDQGYAETTVQEIAAAAEVSPATFFRYFPTKEDTIVLDRLDPVMIELFRGQPPDLHPTEALRAAIRQGMDALTPEEWELESERQRLVISAPELRVRMLDQLYEGIDLLATLAAERTGRPADDFAVRAWAGAVVGVVMATYESMIDAPLPQYLATMDQAFDHLAAGLPMA; this comes from the coding sequence ATGAGCGGGTTGCGGGAACGGAAGAAGGCGAAGACCAGGGCGGCGATCCAGGAGCACGCGCTGCGGCTCTTCCGCGACCAGGGGTACGCCGAGACCACAGTCCAGGAGATCGCCGCCGCAGCGGAGGTGTCGCCGGCGACGTTCTTCCGGTACTTCCCGACCAAGGAGGACACCATCGTCCTCGACCGGCTCGACCCGGTGATGATCGAGCTGTTCCGCGGCCAGCCGCCCGACCTGCACCCGACCGAGGCGTTGCGGGCGGCGATCCGGCAGGGCATGGACGCGCTGACCCCGGAGGAGTGGGAGCTGGAGTCCGAACGCCAGCGCCTGGTGATCAGCGCCCCCGAGCTCCGGGTCCGGATGCTCGACCAGCTGTACGAGGGCATCGACCTGCTCGCGACCCTCGCCGCCGAACGCACCGGCCGCCCCGCCGACGACTTCGCGGTCCGCGCCTGGGCCGGCGCGGTCGTCGGCGTCGTCATGGCGACGTACGAATCCATGATCGACGCGCCGCTCCCGCAGTACCTCGCGACGATGGATCAGGCCTTCGACCACCTCGCGGCCGGCCTCCCGATGGCCTGA
- a CDS encoding SAM hydroxide adenosyltransferase, producing the protein MITYITDCYDGNARARLSIRIGALFGQAPTIVAADGPDPESFAALTLLDCLIATTSLGEDAHPTITLLNIAPRDGVWPNGVPFCFFWHGKHLVASTFNARVLSLVRRELGIEHVYVTDIREAVTAAGFGADDIEKIAGTQFRSLWYLPLLAKWVADGRAVPATETAVPEVLDDEPTVSVVDNFGNCKLDQRLDLVAGTTLSVARRNNDGSTTIVDVTCYPHLTAVPRNAPGIVPGSSGTGFTELVIRGGSAAEAFGLQPGDTLLERAAEKVA; encoded by the coding sequence ATGATCACGTACATCACCGACTGTTATGACGGCAATGCCCGCGCCAGACTCAGCATCCGGATCGGCGCTCTGTTCGGCCAGGCACCGACGATCGTTGCCGCCGACGGACCCGACCCGGAGTCGTTCGCCGCACTCACCCTGCTCGACTGCCTGATCGCCACGACCTCGCTCGGCGAGGACGCGCACCCGACGATCACGCTGCTGAACATCGCCCCGCGCGACGGCGTCTGGCCGAACGGCGTACCGTTCTGCTTCTTCTGGCACGGCAAGCACCTGGTCGCGAGCACCTTCAACGCCCGCGTGCTTTCCCTGGTACGGCGTGAGCTCGGCATCGAGCACGTCTACGTCACCGACATCCGCGAGGCGGTGACGGCGGCCGGCTTCGGCGCGGACGACATCGAGAAGATCGCCGGCACGCAGTTCCGCAGCCTGTGGTACCTGCCGTTGCTCGCGAAATGGGTCGCCGACGGCCGCGCGGTCCCGGCGACCGAGACCGCCGTACCCGAGGTCCTCGACGACGAACCGACCGTGAGCGTCGTCGACAACTTCGGCAACTGCAAACTCGACCAGCGCCTCGACCTCGTCGCCGGCACGACGCTATCTGTTGCCCGACGCAACAATGACGGCAGTACGACGATCGTCGACGTCACGTGCTACCCACACCTGACCGCCGTACCGCGGAACGCGCCGGGCATCGTGCCGGGCAGCTCCGGCACCGGCTTCACCGAACTCGTCATCCGCGGCGGCTCTGCAGCCGAAGCCTTCGGCCTGCAACCAGGTGACACGCTGCTGGAGCGTGCTGCCGAGAAGGTCGCGTGA
- a CDS encoding Gfo/Idh/MocA family protein yields the protein MTDLRFGVVGLGARSRIAQYAHRPGEGSEVVAVCDPVAGQRDLALELYPDATAYADHSELLDQKLDGVFLTTPDDLHEGPAIDFLEAGVSVFVEKPLAITTEGSDRVLQAAYDSGARLYVGHNMRHMPVVLTMRQLIQDGAIGDVKAIWCRHFVGHGGDFYFKDWHADRTRTTGLLLQKGAHDIDVMHWLAGGYTTRVNAMGALTLYGGITDRLDRTGQRFKDFVSSDNWPPLEQKGLAPVMDVEDLSMANLLLDNGVFMTYEQCHYTPDYWRNYTVIGTHGRLENFGDTAGGVVKVWNSRRSGYREDADQVVEIAGETEHHGGADPHLVAEFVNFVRDGGATLTSPIAARAAVAAGYAATQSLRANGVPQDVPALDPALVAYFDNGQTR from the coding sequence ATGACTGATCTTCGGTTTGGCGTGGTGGGGCTCGGGGCGCGCAGCCGCATCGCGCAGTACGCGCACCGTCCCGGCGAGGGCTCGGAAGTTGTCGCGGTCTGTGACCCGGTCGCGGGACAGCGGGATCTCGCGCTGGAGCTGTATCCGGACGCCACGGCGTACGCCGACCACTCCGAACTGCTCGACCAGAAGCTCGACGGCGTGTTCCTGACGACGCCCGACGACCTGCACGAGGGTCCGGCGATCGACTTCCTCGAGGCCGGGGTGTCGGTGTTCGTGGAGAAGCCGCTGGCGATCACCACCGAGGGCAGCGACCGGGTCCTGCAGGCGGCGTACGACTCCGGCGCCCGGCTGTACGTCGGCCACAACATGCGTCACATGCCCGTCGTGCTCACGATGCGCCAGCTGATCCAGGACGGCGCGATCGGCGACGTGAAGGCCATCTGGTGCCGGCACTTCGTCGGCCACGGCGGCGACTTCTACTTCAAGGACTGGCACGCGGACCGTACGCGCACCACCGGTCTGCTGCTGCAGAAGGGCGCTCACGACATCGACGTGATGCACTGGCTGGCCGGCGGCTACACGACCCGGGTGAACGCGATGGGCGCGCTCACGCTGTACGGCGGGATCACCGACCGGCTCGACCGGACGGGACAGCGGTTCAAGGACTTCGTGTCCAGCGACAACTGGCCACCGCTGGAGCAGAAGGGCCTCGCGCCGGTGATGGACGTCGAGGACCTCTCGATGGCGAACCTGCTGCTGGACAACGGGGTCTTCATGACCTACGAGCAGTGCCACTACACGCCGGACTACTGGCGCAACTACACCGTCATCGGCACCCACGGCCGGCTCGAGAACTTCGGTGACACCGCGGGCGGTGTCGTGAAGGTGTGGAACAGCCGTCGCTCCGGTTACCGCGAGGACGCCGACCAGGTCGTCGAGATCGCCGGGGAGACCGAGCACCACGGCGGCGCCGACCCGCACCTGGTCGCCGAGTTCGTGAACTTCGTCCGCGACGGCGGCGCGACGCTCACCTCTCCGATCGCGGCCCGCGCCGCGGTCGCCGCCGGCTACGCCGCCACCCAGTCCCTGCGCGCGAACGGCGTACCGCAGGACGTCCCGGCCCTGGACCCGGCCCTGGTCGCCTATTTCGACAACGGCCAGACGCGCTGA
- a CDS encoding SGNH/GDSL hydrolase family protein encodes MSLHYVALGDSTTVGVGDPMNGSTTDLSGAGARPGEGWRGWASLLADSLASTHRVTFSNFATSGATVPVVATEQLPSTGDGPVDLASLIVGVNDTLRSTFDAGRIREHLNLCAEQLTARGALVLTVRFHDHGQVFGLPRWLRRPLWHRIEQVNLAYDDLHARYGGIRLDMADDPEVYRRDFWSVDRLHPGERGHRKLARAFADELAVRGLRIDVPPDLDCAYRPPSKWADAAWLVREGVPWVGRRANDLLPWAARMALTQSLPSSEGMRLRPKKREELPPVLRT; translated from the coding sequence GTGAGCCTCCACTACGTGGCACTGGGGGACTCGACCACAGTAGGGGTCGGGGACCCGATGAACGGCAGTACGACCGACCTGTCCGGTGCCGGTGCGCGCCCGGGCGAGGGGTGGCGGGGCTGGGCCTCGCTGCTCGCCGACTCCCTGGCCAGCACCCACCGTGTGACGTTCTCCAACTTCGCGACCAGCGGCGCCACCGTGCCGGTCGTCGCGACCGAGCAACTGCCCTCAACCGGTGATGGTCCTGTAGACCTCGCCTCTCTGATCGTCGGCGTCAACGACACCCTGCGATCGACCTTCGACGCCGGCCGGATCCGCGAGCACCTGAACCTGTGCGCGGAGCAGCTGACCGCCCGCGGCGCGTTGGTGCTGACGGTCCGGTTCCACGACCACGGCCAGGTGTTCGGCCTGCCGCGGTGGCTGCGGCGACCGCTGTGGCACCGGATCGAGCAGGTCAACCTCGCGTACGACGACCTGCATGCACGGTACGGCGGGATCCGGCTGGACATGGCCGACGACCCCGAGGTGTACCGGCGGGACTTCTGGAGCGTCGACCGGCTGCATCCGGGGGAGCGCGGGCACCGCAAGCTGGCACGGGCGTTCGCGGATGAGCTGGCGGTCCGCGGGCTGCGTATCGACGTACCGCCTGATCTGGACTGTGCGTACCGGCCGCCGAGCAAGTGGGCGGATGCGGCGTGGCTGGTGCGCGAAGGCGTGCCGTGGGTCGGGCGGCGGGCCAACGACCTGCTGCCCTGGGCCGCCCGGATGGCGCTGACGCAGTCGCTCCCGTCCTCGGAGGGGATGCGCCTGCGTCCGAAGAAGCGAGAGGAGCTCCCGCCGGTTCTTCGGACCTGA
- the rph gene encoding ribonuclease PH, which produces MARIDGRNADQLRPVTVTRNWLDHAEGSVLVEFGRTRVLCAASVTEGVPRWRKGSGLGWVSAEYAMLPRATNTRSDRESVKGRIGGRTHEISRLIGRSLRAVIDYKALGENTIVLDCDVLQADGGTRTAAITGAYVALADAVSFLRERKLLKSEPLTGTVSAVSVGIIDSVPMLDLCYEEDVRAETDMNLVITGDGKFIEVQGTAEGAPFDRSELDSLLSLGLAGCADLAKIQQEALA; this is translated from the coding sequence ATGGCTCGGATTGACGGACGTAATGCTGACCAGCTCCGACCCGTGACGGTGACCCGGAACTGGCTCGACCACGCCGAGGGCTCGGTGCTGGTCGAGTTCGGGCGCACCCGGGTGCTGTGCGCGGCGAGTGTGACCGAGGGCGTGCCGCGCTGGCGCAAGGGCTCCGGTCTCGGCTGGGTGAGCGCGGAGTACGCGATGCTCCCGCGGGCCACCAACACCCGTTCGGACCGCGAGTCGGTGAAGGGCCGGATCGGTGGGCGTACCCACGAGATCTCCCGGCTGATCGGCCGCTCGCTGCGGGCCGTCATCGACTACAAGGCGCTCGGCGAGAACACCATCGTGCTCGACTGCGACGTACTGCAGGCCGACGGCGGCACCCGGACCGCGGCGATCACCGGTGCGTACGTCGCGCTGGCCGACGCGGTCTCGTTCCTGCGGGAGCGGAAGCTGCTGAAGAGCGAGCCGCTGACCGGGACGGTGTCCGCGGTGTCGGTCGGCATCATCGACTCCGTGCCGATGCTGGACCTCTGCTACGAGGAGGACGTCCGGGCCGAGACGGACATGAACCTGGTGATCACCGGCGACGGCAAGTTCATCGAGGTGCAGGGTACGGCGGAGGGCGCGCCGTTCGACCGCTCCGAGCTGGACAGCCTGCTTTCACTGGGTCTTGCAGGCTGCGCGGACCTGGCCAAGATCCAGCAGGAGGCGCTGGCGTGA
- the rdgB gene encoding RdgB/HAM1 family non-canonical purine NTP pyrophosphatase — MTRVLLASNNKKKLEELRRILTPIVPGIEVLGLGDVPPYDEPAETEPTFEGNALLKARAALAATGLPSIADDSGICVDALNGMPGVLSARWSGPAKDNHANNVLLLGQLEDVPDERRGASFVAAVAFVRPDGPDELVLGEMRGSVIRSLRGTGGFGYDVLFQADGYDRTTAELSIEEKDAISHRGKALRELAPIVAKALGS; from the coding sequence GTGACGCGTGTATTGCTTGCCTCGAACAACAAGAAGAAGCTCGAGGAGCTGCGGCGGATCCTGACGCCGATCGTGCCCGGGATCGAGGTGCTCGGGCTCGGCGACGTACCGCCGTACGACGAACCGGCCGAGACCGAGCCGACGTTCGAGGGGAACGCGCTGCTCAAGGCGCGGGCCGCACTCGCCGCGACCGGACTGCCGTCGATCGCCGACGACAGCGGGATCTGCGTCGACGCACTGAACGGGATGCCCGGCGTACTGTCGGCGCGGTGGTCGGGGCCGGCGAAGGACAACCACGCGAACAACGTGCTGCTGCTCGGGCAGCTGGAGGACGTGCCGGACGAGCGTCGCGGCGCGTCGTTCGTGGCGGCGGTCGCGTTCGTCCGGCCGGACGGACCGGACGAGCTCGTGCTCGGCGAGATGCGCGGGTCGGTGATCCGCTCGTTGCGCGGGACCGGCGGCTTCGGGTACGACGTACTGTTCCAGGCCGACGGGTACGACCGCACGACCGCTGAACTGTCGATCGAAGAGAAAGACGCGATCAGCCACCGCGGCAAGGCACTGCGCGAACTGGCCCCGATCGTGGCGAAGGCGTTGGGGAGCTAG
- a CDS encoding transcriptional regulator — protein sequence MHLVLHAVRLLGFADTTAIARRFQLQDVEDALKDAEVRGWTTYSSFAGTSGWSLTEAGRTENERLLKAELTDADAVSKVYAEFLPVNGMLQQACTDWQLRPTPTDPLAANDHTDPEWDAGVLHELKVIDGALGSITRRLTEVLPRFGGYDLRFSQALARATAGGTAWVDRSDVDSCHRVWFELHEDLLATLNLHRGDQP from the coding sequence ATGCACCTCGTACTGCATGCGGTCCGGCTACTGGGGTTCGCGGACACGACGGCGATCGCGCGACGTTTTCAACTGCAGGACGTGGAGGATGCGTTGAAGGACGCCGAGGTGCGCGGGTGGACGACGTACAGCAGCTTCGCGGGTACGTCGGGCTGGTCGCTTACCGAAGCAGGCCGCACAGAGAACGAGCGCCTGCTCAAGGCCGAGCTGACCGACGCGGACGCTGTCAGCAAGGTGTACGCCGAGTTCTTGCCGGTGAACGGCATGCTGCAGCAGGCCTGCACCGACTGGCAGCTGCGGCCGACGCCGACCGACCCGCTCGCAGCGAACGACCACACCGACCCCGAATGGGACGCCGGCGTACTACACGAGCTCAAGGTGATCGACGGCGCGCTCGGGAGTATCACTCGACGGTTGACGGAGGTGCTACCGCGGTTCGGTGGGTACGACCTGCGGTTCTCACAAGCTCTTGCACGCGCCACCGCAGGCGGGACCGCCTGGGTCGACCGCAGCGACGTCGACTCCTGCCACCGCGTCTGGTTCGAACTCCACGAAGACCTACTAGCCACCCTCAACCTGCACCGCGGCGACCAGCCCTAA